In Numenius arquata chromosome 3, bNumArq3.hap1.1, whole genome shotgun sequence, one genomic interval encodes:
- the LRATD2 gene encoding protein LRATD2 has product MGNQVEKLTHLNYKEVPTADPTGMDRDEGPRIGVSYIFSNDDDELEQQQDSVHDLGGENPALQPYDPQLHEVECSVYYRDECIYQKSFSEEDVLPEEGDEGGGGHLSTYTPENLLNRCKPGDLVEFVCQAQYPHWVVYVGDFQVVHLHRLEVVNSFLTDASQGRRGRIANRLYRYKPLSPAVVVRNALEQVGCKDRDLSWRNSECFAAWCRYGKREFKIGGELRIGKQPYRLQIRLGDKRSHTLEFQSLEDLIMEKRRNDQIGRAAVIQELSSHLQAAEEEEEEEEDHHHHPGARTAVE; this is encoded by the coding sequence ATGGGGAACCAGGTGGAGAAGCTGACCCATCTGAACTACAAGGAAGTTCCCACGGCCGACCCGACGGGTATGGACAGGGATGAAGGGCCCAGGATCGGGGTCTCCTACATCTTTTCGAATGACGATGATGagctggaacagcagcaggatTCGGTGCACGACCTGGGCGGGGAGaaccctgccctgcagccctaCGATCCGCAGCTGCACGAGGTGGAGTGCTCAGTCTACTACCGGGATGAGTGTATTTACCAGAAGAGCTTTTCTGAGGAGGACGTGCTGCCGGAGGAGGGCGATGAAGGAGGTGGGGGGCATCTGAGCACCTATACCCCGGAGAACCTGCTGAATAGGTGCAAACCGGGTGACCTGGTGGAGTTTGTGTGCCAGGCCCAGTATCCACACTGGGTGGTCTACGTGGGGGATTTTCAAGTTGTGCACCTGCATAGGCTGGAGGTGGTGAACAGCTTCCTCACGGATGCCAGCCAGGGCAGACGGGGCCGCATTGCCAACCGGCTGTACCGCTACAAACCCCTCAGCCCGGCCGTGGTGGTGCGCAACGCTCTGGAGCAGGTGGGTTGCAAGGACCGGGACCTGAGCTGGAGAAACTCTGAGTGTTTCGCTGCCTGGTGCCGGTACGGCAAGCGGGAGTTTAAAATCGGCGGGGAGCTGCGCATAGGCAAGCAGCCCTACCGATTGCAGATCCGGCTGGGTGACAAACGCAGCCACACGCTGGAGTTCCAGAGCTTGGAGGATCTGATtatggagaagaggagaaatgaccAGATTGGTAGGGCTGCTGTGATCCAGGAGCTCTCCAGTCAcctgcaggctgcagaggaggaggaagaggaggaggaagaccaTCACCATCATCCAGGTGCTCGGACTGCTGTGGAGTAG